One genomic window of Gallaecimonas sp. GXIMD4217 includes the following:
- a CDS encoding OmpW family outer membrane protein — protein MKTAAIAVLVALGLAAPAMADDGFRVAFGAANANPNDDSSYLNNVEAAAGLAANSTKVTVEDNTQLGITLNYDFHPNWSLELLAATPFSHDIKVKGGAVDGLKVGKTKHLPPTLSVQYRFNPGQDFRPYVGLGLNYTTFFDEKVDGELAGTLDALGLTGSKELELDDSFGLAAQVGFDWNINDKVYVRGAIWYADIDTDAKVKVNGATVQKVSVDIDPTIYMLGLGYRF, from the coding sequence ATGAAAACTGCTGCAATCGCTGTACTGGTCGCCCTGGGCCTGGCCGCCCCCGCCATGGCCGACGACGGCTTTCGCGTCGCCTTTGGCGCCGCCAATGCCAACCCCAACGACGACTCCAGCTACCTGAACAATGTCGAAGCCGCCGCCGGCCTGGCCGCCAACAGCACCAAGGTGACCGTCGAGGACAACACCCAGCTCGGCATCACCCTCAACTACGATTTCCATCCCAACTGGTCCCTGGAGCTGTTGGCCGCCACCCCCTTCTCCCATGACATCAAGGTCAAGGGCGGTGCCGTCGATGGCCTCAAGGTCGGCAAGACCAAGCACCTGCCGCCGACCCTGTCGGTGCAATACCGCTTCAACCCCGGCCAGGACTTCCGCCCCTATGTGGGCCTGGGCCTGAACTACACCACCTTCTTCGACGAAAAGGTGGACGGCGAGCTGGCCGGTACCCTGGATGCCCTGGGCCTGACCGGCAGCAAGGAGCTGGAGCTGGACGACTCCTTCGGCCTGGCCGCCCAGGTCGGTTTTGACTGGAATATCAATGACAAAGTTTATGTTCGCGGCGCCATCTGGTATGCCGATATCGATACCGATGCTAAAGTGAAGGTGAACGGCGCCACAGTGCAGAAAGTCAGTGTGGATATCGATCCCACCATCTACATGCTGGGTCTCGGTTATCGCTTCTAA
- the ccoS gene encoding cbb3-type cytochrome oxidase assembly protein CcoS translates to MSILAILVPIALIFAIIGVLLFFWAVKKDQFEDLDRQGHSILFDEDDQPKP, encoded by the coding sequence ATGAGTATTCTCGCTATCCTGGTGCCAATCGCCCTGATCTTCGCCATCATCGGCGTGCTGCTGTTCTTCTGGGCCGTGAAGAAGGATCAGTTCGAGGATCTCGATCGCCAGGGCCATTCCATCCTGTTTGACGAAGACGACCAGCCCAAGCCATGA
- a CDS encoding N-acetyltransferase: MKIRSCRKADLAAVHALEVAVFGDHVYPDFFFRQALDLWPDSLLVAETTDGTLSGYVLGAPDQQPGVAWILSLAVSPQARGQGLGKRLTEQLLANFRRLGYQRVKLTVHPDNGAIGLYERLGFKTLGSESDYFGADEPRHLMALTC, from the coding sequence ATGAAAATCAGATCTTGCCGCAAGGCCGACCTGGCCGCCGTTCATGCCCTGGAAGTTGCCGTCTTTGGCGACCACGTCTACCCGGACTTCTTCTTTCGCCAGGCACTGGATCTCTGGCCGGATAGCTTACTGGTTGCCGAAACGACCGACGGCACCTTGTCGGGTTATGTACTTGGTGCGCCGGATCAGCAGCCAGGTGTTGCCTGGATACTGTCGCTTGCCGTTAGCCCGCAGGCGCGCGGCCAAGGCCTTGGCAAGCGGTTGACCGAGCAATTGTTGGCAAACTTTCGGCGACTTGGCTACCAACGCGTTAAGCTCACCGTCCACCCCGATAATGGCGCCATTGGCCTATATGAACGGCTTGGTTTCAAGACCTTGGGTAGTGAAAGCGACTACTTTGGCGCCGATGAGCCCAGGCACCTGATGGCGCTGACCTGCTAG
- a CDS encoding site-specific integrase: protein MSSTPPVLPLFDAPEYLEPGNSIVNQHIARLTLDAVPDAALIYEHAVDWLREARFNANNYKTYRSELTTYLHWCFDVEQISVGEVRRRNMGRYVDYCLAPPKALIAYRNVAQFKLDREWAERLPNPQWRPFLGKKCAGVEQPYRLSDKALKTKMAILSSFYSYLIAEEYTERNPAMMWFRHSHLNREAEAGTLAEEEQTRAFSELQWSYIMSTAQRLAETEPAVHERTLFLVSLLYGCYLRISEVAARPGFSPVMSQFRRDARTGLWIFQVPLSKGGKRRTVSVSKALLMALQRYRRHLGLTPLPTPDEQVPLFIRRRAAGRGREAGMLNANLGVRQLRADIDALIQEAAAAMVADGFDQDGAEMRTLTAHSIRHTGITHDINLNGRPLSHVQADAGHDSIDTTSQYLHTSRAERHQSARDKPLNRLAGIE, encoded by the coding sequence ATGTCCTCCACGCCTCCCGTGTTACCCCTGTTCGACGCCCCCGAATACCTGGAGCCCGGCAACAGCATCGTCAATCAGCACATCGCCCGGCTCACCCTGGACGCGGTGCCGGATGCGGCCCTCATCTACGAGCATGCGGTGGACTGGCTGCGGGAGGCCCGCTTCAACGCCAACAACTACAAGACCTACCGCTCCGAGCTGACCACCTACCTGCACTGGTGTTTCGACGTGGAACAGATCTCGGTAGGCGAGGTGCGCCGGCGCAACATGGGACGCTACGTCGACTATTGCCTGGCGCCGCCCAAGGCGCTGATCGCCTATCGCAACGTGGCCCAGTTCAAGCTCGACAGGGAATGGGCGGAGCGGTTGCCCAATCCGCAGTGGCGTCCTTTCCTGGGCAAGAAGTGCGCCGGTGTCGAACAACCGTACCGGCTCAGCGACAAGGCCCTCAAGACCAAGATGGCCATACTGTCTTCCTTTTACAGCTACCTCATTGCCGAGGAGTACACCGAAAGAAACCCGGCCATGATGTGGTTCCGCCACAGCCACTTGAATCGTGAAGCCGAAGCCGGCACCTTGGCAGAGGAAGAGCAAACTCGCGCCTTCAGTGAGTTACAGTGGTCTTACATCATGAGTACGGCACAGCGGTTGGCCGAGACCGAGCCGGCCGTCCACGAAAGGACACTGTTCCTGGTCAGTCTCCTCTATGGCTGCTACCTGAGGATCTCCGAAGTGGCGGCCAGGCCGGGCTTCTCGCCGGTCATGAGCCAGTTCCGTCGCGATGCCAGGACAGGCCTGTGGATCTTCCAGGTTCCCCTCAGCAAGGGTGGCAAGCGCCGCACCGTGTCGGTGTCCAAGGCCTTGCTCATGGCCTTGCAGCGCTATCGCCGGCATCTGGGGTTGACGCCCTTGCCGACACCGGACGAGCAGGTGCCGCTTTTTATCCGGCGCCGGGCCGCCGGCCGCGGCAGGGAGGCGGGCATGCTCAACGCCAACCTCGGCGTACGCCAGCTGCGTGCGGACATCGACGCCCTGATCCAGGAAGCGGCCGCTGCCATGGTCGCCGACGGCTTCGACCAGGACGGCGCAGAGATGCGCACCCTGACAGCCCACAGCATCCGCCATACCGGCATCACCCACGACATCAACCTCAACGGCCGTCCCTTGTCCCACGTGCAGGCCGATGCGGGCCACGACAGCATCGACACCACCAGCCAATACCTGCATACGTCCAGGGCAGAGCGTCATCAGTCGGCCAGGGACAAGCCCCTCAACCGGCTAGCCGGCATCGAATGA
- a CDS encoding FNR family transcription factor codes for MGQRIVQPGCAIHCHDCAISELCLPFTLSENELDQLDEIIERKKPVHKGDEIYQAGKPLESLYAIRSGTIKSYTITEEGEEQITGFHLPGDIVGFDAITKGKHASFAQALETAMVCEIPFDTLDNLSGTMPRLRQQIMRLMSSEIKGDQDLILLLSKKSAEERLAAFLMNLSDRYGQRGFSPREFRLTMTRGDIGNYLGLTVETISRLLGRFQKQDLLRVSGKFITILDLDALRELAGNSLTP; via the coding sequence ATGGGTCAGCGGATCGTTCAGCCTGGGTGCGCCATTCACTGTCACGACTGTGCCATCAGTGAGTTGTGCCTGCCCTTCACCCTCAGCGAAAACGAGCTGGATCAGCTCGATGAAATCATCGAGCGCAAGAAACCCGTCCACAAGGGCGACGAGATCTACCAGGCCGGCAAACCCCTGGAGTCCCTCTACGCCATCCGCAGCGGTACCATCAAGAGCTATACCATCACCGAGGAAGGCGAAGAGCAGATCACCGGCTTCCACCTGCCCGGCGATATCGTCGGTTTCGACGCCATCACCAAGGGCAAGCACGCCTCCTTTGCCCAGGCCCTGGAAACGGCCATGGTCTGCGAGATCCCCTTCGACACCCTGGATAACCTGTCCGGCACCATGCCCAGGCTGCGCCAGCAGATCATGAGGCTGATGTCCTCCGAGATTAAGGGCGATCAGGATCTGATCCTGCTGCTGTCCAAGAAGAGTGCCGAGGAGCGCCTGGCCGCCTTCCTGATGAACCTGTCGGACCGCTACGGCCAGCGCGGCTTCTCCCCCAGGGAGTTCCGCCTCACCATGACCCGTGGCGATATCGGCAACTACCTGGGCCTGACGGTAGAGACCATCAGCCGCCTGCTGGGCCGCTTCCAGAAGCAGGATCTGCTGCGCGTGTCCGGCAAGTTCATCACCATACTGGATCTCGATGCCCTGCGGGAGCTGGCCGGCAACAGCCTGACCCCTTGA
- a CDS encoding cbb3-type cytochrome c oxidase subunit 3, with protein sequence MDYGTLRGIVTLVLLIVFIGIIAWAYSSRRKKAFDEAANSIFADDKAKDERKQESNNE encoded by the coding sequence ATGGATTACGGAACGCTCCGCGGCATTGTCACCCTGGTCCTGCTGATCGTGTTCATCGGCATCATCGCCTGGGCCTACAGCAGCCGCCGCAAGAAGGCTTTCGACGAGGCAGCAAACTCCATCTTTGCTGACGACAAAGCCAAGGACGAACGTAAACAGGAGTCAAATAATGAGTAG
- a CDS encoding FixH family protein, translating to MQPWYKQFWPWFLIALPLSAVIAGIATVIIANNNKVSMVVDDYYKEGKAINLELDKRNAALKRGIKASLVASDKDVVLTFTGGDVAPGTPVRLSFHHATLEHKDFAKLLTADAKGHYRLALSEPLSGRWAIRAEPFDGSWRIQAKAGFPVASVELNGRP from the coding sequence ATGCAGCCCTGGTATAAGCAGTTTTGGCCCTGGTTTCTGATCGCCCTGCCCCTGTCGGCCGTGATCGCCGGCATCGCCACCGTGATCATCGCCAACAACAACAAGGTGTCCATGGTGGTCGACGACTATTACAAGGAAGGCAAGGCCATCAACCTGGAGCTGGACAAGCGAAATGCCGCCCTCAAGCGCGGCATCAAGGCCAGCCTGGTGGCCAGCGACAAGGATGTGGTGTTGACCTTCACCGGTGGCGATGTGGCGCCAGGCACCCCGGTGCGGCTGTCATTCCACCATGCCACCCTGGAGCACAAGGATTTTGCCAAGTTGCTCACCGCCGATGCCAAGGGTCATTACCGCCTGGCCCTGAGCGAGCCCCTCAGTGGCCGCTGGGCCATCCGCGCCGAGCCCTTTGACGGCAGTTGGCGCATCCAGGCCAAGGCCGGTTTCCCCGTTGCCAGCGTTGAACTCAACGGCCGTCCATGA
- the ccoP gene encoding cytochrome-c oxidase, cbb3-type subunit III produces MSSFWSIWVTVITLGTIAGCGVLLWWCRKNTADVAEGELMHHSFDGIVEINNPLPKWWSYMFWATIVFSLGYLLLMPGLGNFKGLLGWTSANQSIMSLEDSRQQAQAARESGSLVQYDREMVKADETFGPIFAEYAKKPIAELAYDSEAVKVGQRLFLQNCAQCHGSDAGGADGFPNLTDNDWLYGGSPAAIKETILHGRTAAMPSWEAALGDQGIEEMTAYVLSLSGRKVDDQQAAAGKAKFALCAACHGADGKGSIANGLPVAAGGAPDLTDNIWLYGGSKGAVADTLRHGRNGVMPAWKDILGEDKVHVLAAYVYRLSNPEQKAKGEAAE; encoded by the coding sequence ATGAGTAGCTTCTGGAGCATCTGGGTCACCGTTATCACACTGGGCACCATTGCTGGTTGTGGCGTCCTGCTGTGGTGGTGCCGTAAAAACACCGCCGACGTTGCCGAGGGTGAGCTGATGCATCACTCCTTCGACGGCATCGTCGAAATCAACAACCCGCTGCCGAAGTGGTGGTCCTACATGTTCTGGGCCACCATCGTCTTCTCCCTGGGCTACCTGCTGCTGATGCCGGGCCTGGGTAACTTCAAGGGCCTGCTGGGCTGGACCAGCGCCAACCAGAGCATCATGTCTCTGGAAGACTCCCGTCAGCAGGCCCAGGCCGCTCGCGAGTCCGGTAGCCTGGTTCAGTACGACCGCGAGATGGTCAAGGCCGACGAGACCTTCGGCCCCATCTTCGCCGAGTACGCCAAGAAGCCTATCGCCGAGCTGGCCTACGACAGCGAAGCGGTGAAGGTGGGCCAGCGCCTGTTCCTGCAGAACTGCGCCCAGTGCCACGGCTCTGACGCCGGTGGCGCCGACGGTTTCCCGAACCTGACCGACAACGATTGGCTCTACGGCGGCAGCCCCGCGGCCATCAAGGAGACCATACTGCACGGTCGTACCGCCGCCATGCCCTCCTGGGAAGCGGCACTGGGTGACCAGGGCATCGAAGAGATGACCGCCTATGTGCTGTCCCTGTCCGGCCGTAAGGTTGACGATCAGCAGGCCGCGGCCGGCAAGGCCAAGTTCGCGCTGTGCGCCGCCTGTCACGGTGCCGACGGCAAGGGCTCCATCGCCAACGGCCTGCCCGTGGCCGCCGGTGGTGCCCCCGACCTGACCGACAACATCTGGCTGTACGGCGGCTCCAAGGGCGCCGTTGCCGATACCCTGCGTCACGGCCGCAACGGCGTGATGCCGGCCTGGAAGGACATTCTGGGTGAAGACAAGGTCCACGTGCTGGCCGCCTATGTCTACCGCCTGTCCAACCCGGAGCAGAAAGCCAAAGGCGAGGCCGCCGAGTAA
- a CDS encoding sulfite exporter TauE/SafE family protein: MTLTFAGALLIGLAGAGHCFGMCGSMMGAFSLTLPEDRRLGALLLYNLGRVSSYALAGALVGASGAYVAAVGAPVFLVLKLVAALLLILMGLYLGQWYFGLVRLEKLGQLLWQRLQPISKRLLPLKSAWLALPLGMLWGWLPCGLVYSTLAWAALAGSAQEGALVMAAFGLGTLPAMLGTGLAAQKLKKLLKHKGFRRISALLLFALAGQLLYGLWHQWS; encoded by the coding sequence ATGACCCTCACCTTCGCCGGCGCCCTGCTTATCGGCCTGGCCGGGGCCGGCCACTGTTTCGGCATGTGCGGCTCCATGATGGGGGCCTTCTCGCTGACCCTGCCCGAGGACAGGCGCCTGGGCGCCCTGCTGCTGTACAACCTGGGCCGGGTGTCCTCCTATGCCCTGGCCGGAGCCCTGGTCGGCGCCAGTGGCGCCTATGTGGCCGCCGTCGGTGCCCCGGTATTCCTGGTGCTCAAGCTGGTGGCGGCGCTGCTGCTGATCCTGATGGGGCTCTATCTGGGGCAATGGTATTTCGGCCTGGTGCGGCTGGAAAAGCTGGGCCAGCTCCTGTGGCAGCGGCTGCAGCCCATCAGCAAAAGGCTGTTGCCGTTGAAGTCTGCCTGGCTGGCCCTGCCTCTTGGCATGCTCTGGGGCTGGCTGCCCTGCGGCCTGGTCTACTCCACCCTGGCCTGGGCCGCCCTGGCCGGCTCGGCCCAGGAGGGTGCCCTGGTGATGGCCGCCTTTGGCCTGGGTACCCTGCCAGCCATGCTGGGCACCGGCCTGGCCGCGCAGAAGTTGAAAAAGCTGCTGAAACACAAGGGATTTCGCCGTATCAGTGCCCTGCTGCTGTTCGCCCTGGCCGGGCAGCTGCTCTATGGCCTTTGGCACCAGTGGAGCTGA
- a CDS encoding heavy metal translocating P-type ATPase, whose translation MSHCYHCHEPVPTGINFSTVIFGEARAMCCPGCQSVSQAIVDGGLTDYYRFRSEAASKADLVPDALKALDAFDSEAIQRQFVHRDGNLSEITLSVDGLACAACAWLIEKQLGRLPGVVRINVNATTHRAFIRWDAGQSSLSQLLARLREIGYPALPFQPDEQEARFARDMRGMLLRLGLAGLATMQVMMIAIGIYFGVVTDLDDTTHQYFRYVSLLLATPVALYSAQPFYKAAWRGLRQGQPGMDLPVSIAIFGAYCASAFATVRGGGEVYFESISMFTFLLLTGRMLELRARRRAAESSANLLKLVPAVAWRQQEGDWQQVPVSELQAGDRIQIRPGEKVPADAEILDGQADFDEAFITGESLPVTRTRGEAIYAGSLNQSSPVQARVTAVGQDNLLASIVRLQDQAQASKPKVALLADRVARYFVIALLVVASLTYGSWFLLDRDQAFWITLSVLVATCPCALSLATPTALTCAMARLSKLGLMVRRGQALEALPKVDRVVFDKTGTLTRGSLSIGRSWSADGRDDHWLALAAALEEGSEHPIARAFLARGTGEFRASDIENTVGGGVSGTINGQRFRLGSRQMLAEQLDGSEPGDASVYLCADNGCVAAFWLEDSLRDDAGALVEQLKAQGKRITLLTGDGSALADQVAADLGIADCQKAMTPQGKLDFLRQCQGRGEVVLMVGDGINDAPVLAGAQVSIAMGSGTDLARTSADLVLMGDQIGKLAQALVLAKDSRRIMVENFLWALGYNGLILPLAVMGLVLPWVAAAGMSLSSLLVIGNSLRLLRSR comes from the coding sequence ATGAGCCACTGCTACCACTGCCACGAGCCGGTTCCCACCGGCATAAATTTCAGCACCGTCATCTTCGGTGAAGCCAGGGCCATGTGCTGCCCCGGCTGCCAGTCGGTGAGCCAGGCCATAGTGGATGGCGGCCTGACCGACTACTACAGGTTCCGCTCCGAGGCGGCCAGCAAGGCCGATCTGGTGCCGGACGCCCTCAAGGCGCTGGATGCCTTCGACAGCGAGGCCATCCAGCGCCAGTTCGTCCACCGGGACGGCAACCTCAGCGAGATCACCCTGTCCGTGGACGGCCTGGCCTGCGCTGCCTGCGCCTGGCTTATCGAAAAGCAGCTGGGCCGCCTGCCCGGGGTGGTGCGCATCAACGTCAACGCCACCACCCACAGGGCCTTTATCCGCTGGGATGCCGGCCAAAGCTCCCTGTCGCAGTTGCTGGCCAGGCTCAGGGAGATAGGCTACCCGGCCCTGCCCTTCCAGCCCGACGAGCAGGAGGCCAGGTTTGCCCGCGACATGCGCGGCATGTTGCTGCGGCTCGGCCTGGCCGGCCTTGCCACCATGCAGGTGATGATGATCGCCATCGGCATCTACTTTGGCGTGGTGACCGATCTGGACGACACCACCCACCAGTATTTCCGCTACGTGAGCCTGCTGCTGGCCACGCCGGTGGCCCTCTACTCCGCCCAGCCCTTCTACAAGGCCGCCTGGCGCGGGCTCAGGCAGGGCCAGCCGGGCATGGATCTGCCGGTCAGCATCGCCATCTTCGGCGCCTATTGTGCCTCGGCCTTCGCCACGGTACGCGGCGGTGGCGAGGTCTATTTCGAATCCATTTCCATGTTCACCTTCCTGCTGCTGACCGGGCGCATGCTGGAGCTGCGCGCCCGGCGCCGCGCCGCCGAATCCAGCGCCAATCTGCTCAAGCTGGTCCCGGCCGTGGCCTGGCGGCAACAGGAGGGCGACTGGCAGCAGGTGCCGGTTTCCGAGCTGCAGGCCGGTGATCGCATCCAGATCCGCCCCGGCGAGAAGGTGCCGGCCGACGCCGAGATCCTTGACGGCCAGGCCGACTTCGACGAGGCCTTCATCACCGGCGAATCCCTGCCGGTCACCAGGACCAGGGGCGAGGCCATCTATGCCGGCAGCCTCAACCAGAGCTCGCCGGTCCAGGCCAGGGTCACCGCCGTCGGCCAGGACAACCTGCTGGCCTCCATAGTGCGGCTGCAGGATCAGGCCCAGGCCAGCAAACCCAAGGTGGCACTGCTGGCCGACCGGGTGGCCCGCTATTTCGTCATTGCCCTGCTGGTGGTGGCGAGCCTCACCTACGGCAGCTGGTTCCTGCTGGACCGGGATCAGGCCTTCTGGATCACCCTGTCGGTGCTGGTGGCCACCTGCCCCTGCGCCCTGTCCCTGGCCACCCCCACGGCGTTGACCTGTGCCATGGCCAGGCTCTCCAAACTGGGCCTGATGGTGCGCCGGGGCCAGGCCCTGGAGGCCCTGCCCAAGGTGGACAGGGTGGTGTTCGACAAGACCGGCACCCTGACCCGGGGCAGCCTCAGCATCGGCCGGAGCTGGTCTGCGGACGGTCGCGACGACCACTGGCTGGCCCTGGCCGCCGCCCTGGAGGAAGGCTCGGAGCACCCCATCGCCAGGGCCTTCCTGGCACGGGGAACGGGTGAGTTCCGAGCCAGCGACATCGAGAACACCGTCGGCGGCGGCGTCAGCGGCACCATAAACGGCCAGCGCTTTCGCCTCGGCAGCCGACAGATGCTGGCCGAACAGCTCGACGGCAGCGAGCCTGGGGATGCCAGCGTCTACCTCTGCGCTGACAACGGCTGTGTCGCCGCCTTCTGGCTGGAAGACAGCCTGCGCGACGATGCCGGTGCCTTGGTCGAGCAGCTGAAGGCCCAGGGCAAGCGGATCACCCTGCTCACCGGTGACGGCTCGGCCCTGGCCGACCAGGTCGCCGCCGACCTGGGCATCGCCGATTGCCAGAAGGCCATGACGCCCCAGGGCAAGCTGGACTTCCTGCGCCAGTGCCAGGGCCGGGGCGAGGTGGTGCTGATGGTGGGCGACGGTATCAATGATGCGCCCGTGCTGGCCGGTGCCCAGGTGTCCATCGCCATGGGCTCGGGCACGGACTTGGCTCGCACCAGCGCCGATCTGGTGCTGATGGGGGATCAGATAGGCAAGCTGGCCCAGGCCCTGGTCCTGGCCAAAGACAGCCGCCGCATCATGGTGGAGAATTTCCTCTGGGCCCTGGGTTACAATGGCCTCATTCTGCCCCTGGCGGTGATGGGGCTGGTGCTGCCCTGGGTGGCGGCGGCCGGCATGTCCCTGAGTTCGCTGCTGGTGATCGGCAACTCCCTGCGTCTGTTGAGGTCCCGATGA
- the ccoO gene encoding cytochrome-c oxidase, cbb3-type subunit II, which yields MIVIVISLGGIVEITPLLYSKDTTNQGKVENLRPYTALELEGRDIYIREGCNNCHSQMIRPFRHETERYGHYSVAGEHVWEHPFLWGSKRTGPDLARVGGRYSDEWHRVHLIDPRLVVPESIMPAYPWLEENTLDGALTGKKMEVFRTFGVPYTDEQIAKAEAEVKGKTEMDALVAYLQSLGHALK from the coding sequence ATGATCGTTATCGTGATCTCCTTGGGCGGTATCGTGGAGATCACCCCGCTCCTGTACTCAAAGGACACCACCAACCAGGGTAAGGTAGAGAACCTGCGTCCCTACACCGCCCTGGAGCTGGAAGGCCGTGACATCTACATCCGTGAAGGCTGTAACAACTGTCACTCCCAGATGATCCGTCCCTTCCGTCACGAGACCGAGCGCTACGGCCATTACTCCGTTGCCGGTGAGCACGTCTGGGAGCACCCCTTCCTGTGGGGCTCCAAGCGTACCGGCCCGGATCTGGCCCGTGTCGGCGGCCGTTACTCGGACGAATGGCACCGTGTCCACCTGATCGACCCCCGTCTGGTCGTGCCCGAGTCCATCATGCCGGCTTACCCCTGGCTTGAGGAAAACACGCTGGACGGCGCTTTGACCGGTAAGAAGATGGAAGTCTTCCGCACCTTCGGTGTGCCTTACACCGACGAGCAGATCGCCAAAGCCGAAGCAGAGGTGAAGGGTAAGACCGAAATGGACGCCCTCGTCGCCTATCTGCAGTCACTGGGTCACGCCCTGAAGTAA
- the ccoN gene encoding cytochrome-c oxidase, cbb3-type subunit I, whose amino-acid sequence MSQTSSHADYNYTVVRQFTIMTVIWGIVGMTVGVFIAAQLIWPALNFDTPWLTYSRLRPLHTNAVIFAFGTSALFATSYYVVQRTCQTRLFSDKLAAFTFWGWQAIILAAAISLPMGYTSSKEYAELEWPIDIAIAVVWVAYAINFFGTIVKRKTSHIYVANWFFGGFILTVAVLHIVNSAAVPVSAMKSYSLYSGAVDAMVQWWYGHNAVGFLLTAGFLGMMYYFVPKQAGRPVYSYRLSIVHFWALIATYIWAGPHHLHYTALPDWTQSLGMIMSIILFAPSWGGMINGIMTLSGAWHKLRHDPILRFLIVSLSFYGMSTFEGPMMAIKTVNALSHYTDWTVGHVHSGALGWVAMVSIGSLYHLVPVLFGQGRMYSIKLINTHFWLMTIGVVLYIVAMWISGVMQGLMWRAVNEDGTLVYSFVETVVASKPFYFVRFLGGCFVVTGMLVMAYNVARTIFAPKGSLQAQGAAQAA is encoded by the coding sequence ATGAGCCAAACAAGTTCTCATGCTGACTATAACTACACTGTCGTCCGCCAATTCACCATCATGACCGTGATCTGGGGAATTGTCGGAATGACAGTGGGTGTGTTCATTGCCGCCCAGTTGATCTGGCCGGCCTTGAACTTCGATACGCCGTGGCTGACCTACAGTCGTCTGCGTCCATTGCACACCAACGCGGTGATCTTTGCATTTGGTACCAGTGCCCTGTTCGCCACATCCTATTACGTGGTGCAGCGCACCTGTCAAACCCGCCTCTTCAGTGACAAGCTTGCCGCTTTCACCTTCTGGGGCTGGCAGGCCATCATCCTGGCTGCCGCGATCTCCCTGCCGATGGGTTACACCTCGTCCAAGGAATACGCCGAGCTGGAATGGCCCATCGACATCGCCATCGCCGTTGTCTGGGTGGCCTATGCCATCAACTTCTTCGGTACCATCGTCAAGCGCAAGACCAGTCACATCTATGTGGCCAACTGGTTCTTCGGTGGTTTCATCCTGACCGTGGCCGTGCTGCACATCGTTAACTCCGCTGCTGTGCCGGTAAGCGCCATGAAGTCCTATTCCCTGTACTCCGGCGCCGTCGACGCCATGGTGCAGTGGTGGTACGGCCATAACGCCGTGGGCTTCCTGCTGACCGCCGGCTTCCTGGGCATGATGTACTACTTCGTACCCAAGCAGGCTGGCCGCCCGGTTTACTCCTACCGCCTGTCCATCGTGCACTTCTGGGCGCTGATCGCCACCTATATCTGGGCCGGTCCGCACCACCTGCACTACACCGCCCTGCCCGACTGGACCCAGTCCCTGGGCATGATCATGTCCATCATCCTGTTCGCACCCTCCTGGGGCGGCATGATCAACGGCATCATGACCCTGTCCGGCGCCTGGCATAAGCTGCGTCATGACCCCATCCTGCGCTTCTTGATCGTGTCCCTGTCCTTCTACGGCATGTCCACCTTCGAAGGCCCGATGATGGCCATCAAGACCGTCAACGCCCTGTCCCACTACACCGACTGGACCGTCGGTCACGTGCACTCCGGTGCCCTGGGCTGGGTTGCCATGGTCTCCATCGGCTCCCTGTACCACCTGGTACCCGTGCTGTTCGGCCAGGGCCGCATGTACTCCATCAAACTGATCAACACCCATTTCTGGCTGATGACCATCGGTGTGGTGCTGTACATCGTCGCCATGTGGATCAGCGGTGTGATGCAGGGCCTGATGTGGCGTGCGGTTAACGAGGACGGCACCCTGGTGTACTCCTTCGTCGAGACCGTGGTGGCTTCCAAGCCCTTCTACTTCGTGCGCTTCCTCGGTGGCTGCTTCGTGGTAACCGGTATGCTGGTGATGGCCTACAACGTGGCCCGTACCATCTTCGCACCCAAGGGCTCCCTGCAGGCCCAAGGCGCTGCTCAGGCCGCATAA